In Muribaculum gordoncarteri, the genomic window AGTCGACGACACCTCAAGGTCCATCGCCGACCGCCTCTCACAGCTCGTCGACGACACCCCCGCCTCCTAACCACCCCACCCCGCCCCGTCCCTTGACAGCTCCCAAACCGCTAACCTCGCTTGCAAACGCGCTTCAGCTCTTCAAGGTCACAACGCTTAGGGCTGTCGCTGTTTTTGGTCGCATCTATGAGTGGCATGTCGTTAGTGAAGGCCGTCCACGACTTGCCCGTTGCCGGCGAAGTGTAAATTACCTTATAGCGGCCATGTCCTGCAAATGTGAAGTCAAAGTCGTAGATGGTTGTCTTAGTTCTCATAACGGTTATTTTTTTGTTGTTGGTTAATTTTATGATGCAAAGATATAAGATAAAACTTATATCGCAATACACGTTATAAGATTTAACTAATATTTAACACTATGTTTAATATTCGCTAAAACTAATATAGTTGTAAAATTTTTAAGTTATATCTTATTTATACTTGAATATTGGAAAGTTTTTACTACCTTTGCGGTATTCGATAAAACTTATATTATGGACATAAAAAAGATAATTCAAGAACGCGGATGGACGATCAGCCAAGTCGCTGAACAAATGACAAACAAAAAAGGAGAGAAAGGAATATCTCAATCAGCACTATCTCAGCTCATAAATGGAAATCCAACCATTGATAAGCTTCAAGAAATAGCGTCGATAATAGGAGTGTCACTGTCTGTTTTGGTGGGAGGGGGCAATTTTGTCATTTGCCCATACTGCGGCAACAAAATCAATGTTGAGCTAAAAAAACCGGAATAAAGCCCCCTTCATCTACTTCATCTACTTTTTTCGCAATTATTTCCTCCGCATTTATCGCCGTTAATTACGCAAAAATGGCAATAAATGCGGATTGTCATTAATAGGGTTTTCTCAGAAGAAACTGGGGTTTCCTCCGAAGAAACTGGGGTTTTCTCAGAAGAAACTGGGGTTTTCTCCGAAGAAACTGGGGTTTTCTCCGAAGAAACTCGCAATAATGATTTTTGTCAAAAATTTCAGTACACCTATTTATAAAATATAATATTAATAAGAATAATATATATAAAAGAAAATAAAGAAGAAGACAAGAAGAAAGAAAAGAAAAAAACGACGACGACGCCGACAATAAAAATATTTTTTTTAAAATTTTTTTCAATAAAAAAAACGACAGTGCGCACTAAAGAGCTCTATCGGTCTAAAAAAATTCAAAAGGGAAAAAGGGGGGGCGCGCGAAATTATCAAAAGCTCACACCCTTCATCCGTTCAAAAAACGCAACCTGTCCCTTATCCACGATCTCGATCTTTATCTGCACGTTCGACCGGTTCGGTATCCGGTCAGGAACAAAAGCAAGCAGCTTGCCTATCACCTCGTCCACGTTGCCGTAGCCAATGTCCCGAATCTCGCCCAGCAGCTCGCCCTTAAAATAAATGCCCGCATGTATCATCTGCTTGGGCGAAAAGCGGAATATCCCCGCCCCCTCATCCTCACGATGACGGCTGCTCGGATTATTGGTGAAAAATATAAACTCAACCACCTTTTCGTTAAGCTCCCACGCCGGCGAAAAGTCTGGCCTGATATAGCCACGCGTCACATTATGCCCGTCACTGTGGTTCATCGCAAAGGCAACCTCGGCAATCGTAGCCCCGCAGTCATTCTGCGCCACTGTCCCCCAAGTGTGCCTGAACGTATACACGCAATACCGGCTGTCACCCGTTATGCCCATGCTCTCACAAATCTGCTTAATACCCGTGTTCGCACCGCTGCCAAAGCTGTCCGAAGTCGAGAACCGGTTGTGAAACGAAAACAACCTGTCGTCGTCATCCCCCGTGGCATACTTCTCCATCAGCGGCTGCAAGATAGGCGGCACCCTCATCTCGATGTACGCCTCGTCCGAGCGACTCCCTCGTGTCTTCGACCGCTTGTAGTGCAAGATTCCCTCATGGTAATCCACCTTGCGCATGTTGTACAAGTCAACCGTATTGATGCCCGCCAGGCACAACACAAACATAGCCGTGTCACGGCCCACCTCGCTAAGCGGAGCGACAACCTTCGTCTGTGGTAGCGGAGCGGCAAAAAAAGCCCTCGCCTCCTCAGGAGTGATCGCAAGCTTCTCCGGCCTGTCAGCCCGAGGTATTCTAATCCTCATCCACGGATTAGTCTTAATCCTCATCACCCCCTTGTCATAGTCGTTGTAATCCAACAGCGCCGCGCGGAACACCTGCCGCAAGCACACCGGGTACATCTCCTTAGCTCGGCTCGTCGTCGACAGTGAGCGTATCCACTTCTCGATCGTCGCCGATGTCAGCGCGCTGAACTTCACATCCGTCGTTCCCAAGAACCGCTCCAAGTGTTGAAGTGCAAGCACGTAATTTCTCGCGTTTCGCACATGCCCCTCGTCAACCATCCTGTCAGCGTGCCTTCGCGCATACTCCGAAAAGCTGATATCCTCCGTACCCGTCTTCAGGAAGTTCACCACCTCCTGCACCGTCCAGTTCGTCACATCAACCCTGTTCAAGGCTTCCGTGTATTCCACAATCCGAGGCATCAAAAGCGACAGGACGAAAGTATCCTTGATTTCCCTCGATTTAGTAAGCCCCTTGTCGTTAACAACCTTTCCCGTGGGCATGAAACTCGGCTTTCCCCTATGC contains:
- a CDS encoding helix-turn-helix domain-containing protein, translated to MDIKKIIQERGWTISQVAEQMTNKKGEKGISQSALSQLINGNPTIDKLQEIASIIGVSLSVLVGGGNFVICPYCGNKINVELKKPE
- a CDS encoding tyrosine-type recombinase/integrase, which encodes MATLRLVVQKKRKDGYWPVYIRVVHRGKPSFMPTGKVVNDKGLTKSREIKDTFVLSLLMPRIVEYTEALNRVDVTNWTVQEVVNFLKTGTEDISFSEYARRHADRMVDEGHVRNARNYVLALQHLERFLGTTDVKFSALTSATIEKWIRSLSTTSRAKEMYPVCLRQVFRAALLDYNDYDKGVMRIKTNPWMRIRIPRADRPEKLAITPEEARAFFAAPLPQTKVVAPLSEVGRDTAMFVLCLAGINTVDLYNMRKVDYHEGILHYKRSKTRGSRSDEAYIEMRVPPILQPLMEKYATGDDDDRLFSFHNRFSTSDSFGSGANTGIKQICESMGITGDSRYCVYTFRHTWGTVAQNDCGATIAEVAFAMNHSDGHNVTRGYIRPDFSPAWELNEKVVEFIFFTNNPSSRHREDEGAGIFRFSPKQMIHAGIYFKGELLGEIRDIGYGNVDEVIGKLLAFVPDRIPNRSNVQIKIEIVDKGQVAFFERMKGVSF